A genome region from Equus caballus isolate H_3958 breed thoroughbred chromosome 19, TB-T2T, whole genome shotgun sequence includes the following:
- the NRROS gene encoding transforming growth factor beta activator LRRC33, with amino-acid sequence MELLLLWLCLGFHSLTVEWRNRSGMATAASQGGCELVDGVADCRGRNLASVPSNLPPDSQTLILDTNPLKTLWNHSLQHYPLLESLSLHSCHLERISRGAFQEQARLHSLELPDNSLSESYKETAAALHGLQSLRRLDLSGNALTEDMAALMLQNLSSLESVFLARNTIMRLDDSVFEGLGHLKELDLQRNYIFEIEGGAFDGLTELRHLNLAYNNLPCIVDFSLTQLQFLNVSYNALEWFLASGGEAAFELEMLDLSHNQLLFFPLLPQCSKLHTLLLRDNNMGFYRDLYNTSSPREMVAQFLLVDGNVTNITTVNLWEEFASSDLSELRFLDMSQNQFQYLPDGFLKKMPSLSRLNLNQNCLMTLHIREHEPPGALTELDLSQNQLSELHLAPGLPGCLRSLRWFNLSFNQLLGVPAGLFADARNITTVDMSHNQISLCPQPPGLDHVDTPSCVDFRNVASLRSLSLEGCGLEVLQDCTFQGTALTHLDLSGNRGVLNGSIAPLRGIAPTLQVLSLRNVGLSSGFTELDFSGFGSLRDLDLSGNFLTSFPRFRDSLALQTLDLRRNLLTALPQGAVSEQLMRSLHTVYLSQNPYDCCRVEGWGALRSLHTIVDLAMVTCNLSSKVIRLMELPEGVPQDCKWEQVDMGLLYLVLILPSCLTLLVACTIIFLTFRQPLLQVIKSRCHWSSIY; translated from the exons ATGGAGTTACTGCTCCTCTGGCTCTGCCTGGGTTTTCACTCCTTGACAGTGGAATGGAGGAACCGAAGTGGAATGGCCACAGCAGCTTCCCAGGGGGGCTGTGAGTTG GTGGATGGAGTCGCTGACTGTCGAGGGCGGAACCTTGCTTCAGTGCCCAGCAATCTCCCGCCCGACTCCCAGACGCTCATCCTGGATACCAACCCCCTGAAGACCCTGTGGAATCATTCCCTCCAGCACTACCCTCTCCTGGAGAGCCTCAGTCTGCACAGCTGCCACCTGGAGCGCATCAGCCGCGGCGCCTTCCAGGAGCAGGCCCGCCTGCACAGCCTGGAGCTGCCTGACAACTCCCTCTCGGAGAGCTACAAGGAGACGGCAGCTGCCCTCCACGGCCTGCAGAGTCTGCGGAGGCTGGACTTGTCAGGGAACGCCCTGACGGAAGACATGGCAGCCCTCATGCTCCAGAATCTCTCTTCCCTGGAGTCTGTGTTCCTGGCGAGGAACACCATCATGAGGCTGGATGATTCAGTCTTTGAGGGCCTGGGGCACCTCAAGGAGCTGGATTTGCAGAGGAACTACATCTTTGAGATTGAAGGGGGTGCTTTTGATGGCTTAACTGAGCTGAGACACCTCAACCTGGCCTATAACAACCTCCCTTGCATTGTGGACTTTAGCCTCACACAGCTACAGTTCCTCAACGTCAGCTACAACGCCCTGGAGTGGTTCCTGGCGTCAGGTGGAGAGGCGGCCTTTGAGCTGGAGATGCTGGACCTCTCTCACAACCAGCTGCTGTTTTTCCCACTCCTGCCCCAGTGCAGCAAGTTACACACCCTCCTGCTGCGGGACAACAACATGGGCTTCTACAGGGACCTGTACAACACCTCGTCACCACGGGAGATGGTGGCCCAGTTCCTTCTTGTGGATGGCAACGTGACCAACATCACCACCGTCAACCTCTGGGAAGAGTTTGCTTCCAGTGACCTCTCAGAGCTACGCTTCCTGGATATGAGCCAGAACCAGTTCCAATACCTGCCAGACGGCTTCCTAAAGAAAATGCCTTCCCTCTCCCGCCTGAACCTCAACCAGAACTGCCTGATGACGCTCCACATCCGGGAGCATGAGCCCCCAGGGGCGCTCACGGAGCTGGACCTgagccagaaccagctgtcagagcTGCACTTGGCTCCGGGGCTTCCCGGCTGCCTGAGGAGCCTCCGGTGGTTCAACCTGAGCTTCAACCAGCTCTTGGGTGTCCCCGCTGGTCTTTTCGCTGATGCCAGGAACATCACTACAGTTGACATGAGCCACAATCAGATCTCACTTTGTCCCCAGCCGCCTGGCTTAGACCACGTGGACACCCCCAGCTGTGTGGATTTCAGGAATGTGGCATCTTTGAGGAGCCTCTCTCTGGAGGGCTGTGGGCTGGAGGTCTTACAAGACTGCACATTCCAGGGGACCGCCCTCACCCACTTGGACCTGTCTGGCAATCGGGGGGTTCTGAATGGGAGCATTGCCCCTCTCAGGGGTATTGCCCCCACGTTACAGGTCCTGTCTCTTAGGAATGTGGGCCTCAGTTCCGGCTTCACAGAGTTGGACTTCTCTGGATTTGGCAGTCTGAGGGACTTGGATCTGTCAGGAAATTTCTTGACCAGTTTCCCCAGGTTCAGGGACAGCCTGGCCCTGCAAACCCTGGATCTCCGCAGAAACTTGCTCACAGCTCTTCCCCAGGGGGCTGTGTCTGAGCAGCTCATGAGAAGTCTGCACACCGTCTACCTCAGTCAGAATCCGTATGACTGCTGTAGGGTGGAGGGCTGGGGGGCCCTGCGGAGCCTGCACACCATCGTCGACTTGGCCATGGTCACTTGCAACCTCTCCTCCAAGGTGATTCGCCTGATGGAGCTGCCTGAAGGTGTGCCTCAGGACTGTAAGTGGGAGCAGGTAGACATGGGCCTGCTGTACCTCGTGCTCATTCTTCCCAGCTGCCTCACCCTGCTGGTGGCCTGCACCATCATATTCCTCACTTTTAGGCAGCCTCTGCTTCAGGTAATTAAGAGCCGCTGCCACTGGTCCTCCATATACTGA